One Salminus brasiliensis chromosome 5, fSalBra1.hap2, whole genome shotgun sequence DNA segment encodes these proteins:
- the eif1b gene encoding eukaryotic translation initiation factor 1b, with protein sequence MSSIQNLQSFDPFADATKGDNLLPAGTEDKIHIRIQQRNGRKTLTTVQGIADDYDKKKLVKAFKKKFACNGTVIEHPEYGEVIQLQGDQRKNICQFLLEINIVKEEQLKVHGF encoded by the exons ATGTCCTCTATCCAGAACCTCCAGTCTTTTG ATCCCTTTGCTGATGCAACTAAGGGTGACAACTTGCTCCCGGCTGGGACAGAGGATAAAATCCACATAAGGATTCAGCAACGAAACGGGCGTAAGACTCTTACCACCGTGCAAGGAATCGCAGATGATTACGACAAGAAAAAGCTTGTGAAGGCCTTCAAGAAG AAATTTGCCTGCAATGGTACTGTGATTGAGCACCCTGAGTACGGGGAGGTAATCCAGCTGCAAGGAGACCAAAGGAAAAACATCTGCCAGTTTCTTCTTGAg ATAAACATTGTAAAGGAAGAACAGTTGAAGGTCCACGGCTTTTAA
- the irgq1 gene encoding uncharacterized protein irgq1 isoform X1 has translation MHTSQFTQNRLKILCSSLKSGEMSTSMSPVFILSSLRFDMPRKIPEEITEVLEYISPHSFITLLDAFNQFKMDIAVTGDSGSGKSTLINALLGLDNDDENAAPTGVVETTMKPAVYEYPNNPHVRLWDLPGMGTPSFLSNRYVETMNFNLYDMFIVVISERFRENNLLLIEEIQKHKKPFYVVRTKVDNDIVSQRKKHNFSETAALSLMRDECLKYLHEKDLHPNVFLVSGHDTESYEMQNLKDAFEKEASELKRVAFPIFVDNLLTAPWRKAMAIKRHALRSGKLSEKDFQELQKIRTHFSNGTEKVKATLEAFDLFQLDVAILGEARSGVTTLVKALIGGASGSTGVEIPAMSPEYPEVRFWDVSGIGMNNSLEEIKLMLDHFDFYVIIVSDWQRGYHIELARAIQDSRKHYHFVQAKIDHHLQAQRDLCCSETEVLDGLRAQCAEELQKANVAESQLFLINSLDRNAFDFFSLKSVLRSDLETVRTSAFAYHVPRVAKQKQGPRTCQIS, from the exons ATGCACACCTCACAGTTCACCCAGAACCGGTTAAAAATACTGTGTTCATCTTTGAAGTCAGGTGAAATGTCAACTTCTATGTCACCTGTCTTTATTTTGTCCTCACTTAGATTTGACATGCCAAGAAAGATCCCAGAGGAAATCACAGAAGTATTGGAGTATATAAGCCCTCATTCGTTTATTACTCTGCTGGATGCATTCAatcagttcaagatggacataGCTGTAACGGGGGATTCAGGCTCAGGGAAATCTACACTCATTAATGCACTCCTCGGGCTGGACAACGATGATGAAAACGCTGCTCCAACAGGAGTCGTGGAGACCACGATGAAGCCTGCAGTGTATGAATACCCAAATAATCCCCATGTAAGACTGTGGGATCTTCCCGGCATGGGCACACCCTCCTTTCTCTCAAACCGTTATGTGGAGACTATGAACTTTAACCTGTATGACATGTTCATTGTAGTGATATCTGAGAGATTCAGAGAAAACAACCTGCTTCTGATCGAAGAAATCCAAAAACATAAGAAGCCGTTTTATGTTGTGCGGACAAAAGTAGACAACGATATAGTCTcacagagaaaaaaacacaacttcaGTGAAACCGCTGCTCTGAGTCTGATGAGAGATGAATGTTTGAAATATCTACATGAGAAAGACCTGCACCCCAATGTATTCTTGGTGTCCGGTCATGATACAGAGAGCTATGAAATGCAAAACCTCAAGGACGCCTTTGAGAAGGAGGCTTCAGAGCTCAAAAGAGTGGCTTTTCCCATCTTTGTGGACAATTTGTTGACCGCACCTTGGAGGAAAGCAAT GGCAATTAAGCGCCATGCTTTGCGTAGTGGGAAACTGAGCGAAAAGGACTTCCAGGAGCTACAGAAAATACGAACACACTTTTCAAATGGAACTGAGAAAGTCAAAGCGACACTGGAGGCTTTTGACCTCTTTCAGCTCGATGTGGCCATTTTAGGCGAGGCAAGATCGGGGGTAACCACTCTAGTGAAGGCCCTAATTGGTGGTGCCAGTGGCTCAACAGGTGTCGAGATCCCAGCAATGAGTCCTGAGTACCCAGAGGTCCGATTTTGGGATGTGTCTGGAATAggaatgaataattcattggaGGAGATAAAACTCATGTTGGATCATTTTGATTTTTATGTCATTATTGTGTCAGACTGGCAGAGGGGCTATCACATAGAGCTTGCAAGAGCTATACAAGACTCAAGAAAGCACTACCACTTTGTCCAGGCAAAGATTGATCACCATTTGCAGGCACAAAGAGACTTGTGTTGTAGTGAGACTGAAGTTCTGGATGGGCTTCGAGCTCAGTGTGCTGAAGAGCTTCAGAAGGCAAACGTTgcagaatcacagctgtttctCATTAACAGTTTGGACAGAAATGCCTTTGACTTTTTCAGTCTGAAGAGCGTATTGAGAAGTGACCTGGAGACTGTAAGGACAAGTGCTTTTGCATATCATGTTCCTAGAGTTGCCAAACAGAAACAAGGACCCCGCACATGTCAGATATCGTAG
- the irgq1 gene encoding uncharacterized protein irgq1 isoform X3, whose protein sequence is MPRKIPEEITEVLEYISPHSFITLLDAFNQFKMDIAVTGDSGSGKSTLINALLGLDNDDENAAPTGVVETTMKPAVYEYPNNPHVRLWDLPGMGTPSFLSNRYVETMNFNLYDMFIVVISERFRENNLLLIEEIQKHKKPFYVVRTKVDNDIVSQRKKHNFSETAALSLMRDECLKYLHEKDLHPNVFLVSGHDTESYEMQNLKDAFEKEASELKRVAFPIFVDNLLTAPWRKAMAIKRHALRSGKLSEKDFQELQKIRTHFSNGTEKVKATLEAFDLFQLDVAILGEARSGVTTLVKALIGGASGSTGVEIPAMSPEYPEVRFWDVSGIGMNNSLEEIKLMLDHFDFYVIIVSDWQRGYHIELARAIQDSRKHYHFVQAKIDHHLQAQRDLCCSETEVLDGLRAQCAEELQKANVAESQLFLINSLDRNAFDFFSLKSVLRSDLETVRTSAFAYHVPRVAKQKQGPRTCQIS, encoded by the exons ATGCCAAGAAAGATCCCAGAGGAAATCACAGAAGTATTGGAGTATATAAGCCCTCATTCGTTTATTACTCTGCTGGATGCATTCAatcagttcaagatggacataGCTGTAACGGGGGATTCAGGCTCAGGGAAATCTACACTCATTAATGCACTCCTCGGGCTGGACAACGATGATGAAAACGCTGCTCCAACAGGAGTCGTGGAGACCACGATGAAGCCTGCAGTGTATGAATACCCAAATAATCCCCATGTAAGACTGTGGGATCTTCCCGGCATGGGCACACCCTCCTTTCTCTCAAACCGTTATGTGGAGACTATGAACTTTAACCTGTATGACATGTTCATTGTAGTGATATCTGAGAGATTCAGAGAAAACAACCTGCTTCTGATCGAAGAAATCCAAAAACATAAGAAGCCGTTTTATGTTGTGCGGACAAAAGTAGACAACGATATAGTCTcacagagaaaaaaacacaacttcaGTGAAACCGCTGCTCTGAGTCTGATGAGAGATGAATGTTTGAAATATCTACATGAGAAAGACCTGCACCCCAATGTATTCTTGGTGTCCGGTCATGATACAGAGAGCTATGAAATGCAAAACCTCAAGGACGCCTTTGAGAAGGAGGCTTCAGAGCTCAAAAGAGTGGCTTTTCCCATCTTTGTGGACAATTTGTTGACCGCACCTTGGAGGAAAGCAAT GGCAATTAAGCGCCATGCTTTGCGTAGTGGGAAACTGAGCGAAAAGGACTTCCAGGAGCTACAGAAAATACGAACACACTTTTCAAATGGAACTGAGAAAGTCAAAGCGACACTGGAGGCTTTTGACCTCTTTCAGCTCGATGTGGCCATTTTAGGCGAGGCAAGATCGGGGGTAACCACTCTAGTGAAGGCCCTAATTGGTGGTGCCAGTGGCTCAACAGGTGTCGAGATCCCAGCAATGAGTCCTGAGTACCCAGAGGTCCGATTTTGGGATGTGTCTGGAATAggaatgaataattcattggaGGAGATAAAACTCATGTTGGATCATTTTGATTTTTATGTCATTATTGTGTCAGACTGGCAGAGGGGCTATCACATAGAGCTTGCAAGAGCTATACAAGACTCAAGAAAGCACTACCACTTTGTCCAGGCAAAGATTGATCACCATTTGCAGGCACAAAGAGACTTGTGTTGTAGTGAGACTGAAGTTCTGGATGGGCTTCGAGCTCAGTGTGCTGAAGAGCTTCAGAAGGCAAACGTTgcagaatcacagctgtttctCATTAACAGTTTGGACAGAAATGCCTTTGACTTTTTCAGTCTGAAGAGCGTATTGAGAAGTGACCTGGAGACTGTAAGGACAAGTGCTTTTGCATATCATGTTCCTAGAGTTGCCAAACAGAAACAAGGACCCCGCACATGTCAGATATCGTAG
- the irgq1 gene encoding uncharacterized protein irgq1 isoform X2 — MDAGFDMPRKIPEEITEVLEYISPHSFITLLDAFNQFKMDIAVTGDSGSGKSTLINALLGLDNDDENAAPTGVVETTMKPAVYEYPNNPHVRLWDLPGMGTPSFLSNRYVETMNFNLYDMFIVVISERFRENNLLLIEEIQKHKKPFYVVRTKVDNDIVSQRKKHNFSETAALSLMRDECLKYLHEKDLHPNVFLVSGHDTESYEMQNLKDAFEKEASELKRVAFPIFVDNLLTAPWRKAMAIKRHALRSGKLSEKDFQELQKIRTHFSNGTEKVKATLEAFDLFQLDVAILGEARSGVTTLVKALIGGASGSTGVEIPAMSPEYPEVRFWDVSGIGMNNSLEEIKLMLDHFDFYVIIVSDWQRGYHIELARAIQDSRKHYHFVQAKIDHHLQAQRDLCCSETEVLDGLRAQCAEELQKANVAESQLFLINSLDRNAFDFFSLKSVLRSDLETVRTSAFAYHVPRVAKQKQGPRTCQIS, encoded by the exons ATGGACGCCGG ATTTGACATGCCAAGAAAGATCCCAGAGGAAATCACAGAAGTATTGGAGTATATAAGCCCTCATTCGTTTATTACTCTGCTGGATGCATTCAatcagttcaagatggacataGCTGTAACGGGGGATTCAGGCTCAGGGAAATCTACACTCATTAATGCACTCCTCGGGCTGGACAACGATGATGAAAACGCTGCTCCAACAGGAGTCGTGGAGACCACGATGAAGCCTGCAGTGTATGAATACCCAAATAATCCCCATGTAAGACTGTGGGATCTTCCCGGCATGGGCACACCCTCCTTTCTCTCAAACCGTTATGTGGAGACTATGAACTTTAACCTGTATGACATGTTCATTGTAGTGATATCTGAGAGATTCAGAGAAAACAACCTGCTTCTGATCGAAGAAATCCAAAAACATAAGAAGCCGTTTTATGTTGTGCGGACAAAAGTAGACAACGATATAGTCTcacagagaaaaaaacacaacttcaGTGAAACCGCTGCTCTGAGTCTGATGAGAGATGAATGTTTGAAATATCTACATGAGAAAGACCTGCACCCCAATGTATTCTTGGTGTCCGGTCATGATACAGAGAGCTATGAAATGCAAAACCTCAAGGACGCCTTTGAGAAGGAGGCTTCAGAGCTCAAAAGAGTGGCTTTTCCCATCTTTGTGGACAATTTGTTGACCGCACCTTGGAGGAAAGCAAT GGCAATTAAGCGCCATGCTTTGCGTAGTGGGAAACTGAGCGAAAAGGACTTCCAGGAGCTACAGAAAATACGAACACACTTTTCAAATGGAACTGAGAAAGTCAAAGCGACACTGGAGGCTTTTGACCTCTTTCAGCTCGATGTGGCCATTTTAGGCGAGGCAAGATCGGGGGTAACCACTCTAGTGAAGGCCCTAATTGGTGGTGCCAGTGGCTCAACAGGTGTCGAGATCCCAGCAATGAGTCCTGAGTACCCAGAGGTCCGATTTTGGGATGTGTCTGGAATAggaatgaataattcattggaGGAGATAAAACTCATGTTGGATCATTTTGATTTTTATGTCATTATTGTGTCAGACTGGCAGAGGGGCTATCACATAGAGCTTGCAAGAGCTATACAAGACTCAAGAAAGCACTACCACTTTGTCCAGGCAAAGATTGATCACCATTTGCAGGCACAAAGAGACTTGTGTTGTAGTGAGACTGAAGTTCTGGATGGGCTTCGAGCTCAGTGTGCTGAAGAGCTTCAGAAGGCAAACGTTgcagaatcacagctgtttctCATTAACAGTTTGGACAGAAATGCCTTTGACTTTTTCAGTCTGAAGAGCGTATTGAGAAGTGACCTGGAGACTGTAAGGACAAGTGCTTTTGCATATCATGTTCCTAGAGTTGCCAAACAGAAACAAGGACCCCGCACATGTCAGATATCGTAG